A window of the Equus przewalskii isolate Varuska chromosome 10, EquPr2, whole genome shotgun sequence genome harbors these coding sequences:
- the MED24 gene encoding mediator of RNA polymerase II transcription subunit 24 isoform X3 — translation MIGPSPNPLILSYLKYAISSQMVSYSSVLTAISKFDDFSRELCVQALLDIMDMFCDRLSCHGKAEECIGLCRALLSALHWLLRCTAASAERLREGLEAGSPATGEKQLAMCLQRLEKTLSSTKNRALLHIAKLEEASLHTSQGLGQGGTRANQPTASWTAIEHSLLKLGEILANLSNPQLRSQAEQCGTLIRSIPTMLSVHSEQLHKTGFPTVHAVVLLEGTMNLTGETQPLVEQLMMVKRMQHIPTPLFVLEIWKACFVGLIESPEGTEELKWTAFTFLKIPQVLVKLKKYSHGDKDFTEDVNCAFEFLLKLTPLLDKADQRYNCDCTDFLLQECGKQGLLSEASVNNLVAKRAADRKHVPQLKSSENANIQPNPGLILRAEPTVTNILKTMDADHSKSPEGLLGVLGHMLSGKSLDLLLAAAAATGKLKSFARKFINLNEFTTHGSGESTKAASVRALLFDISFLMLCHVAQTYGSEVILSESSAGAEVPFFETWMQTCMPEEGKILNPDHPCFRPDSTKVESLVALLNNSSEMKLVQMKWHEACLSISAAILEILNAWENGVLAFESIQKITDNIKGKVCSLAVCAVAWLVAHVRMLGLDEREKSLQMIRQLAGPLYSENTLQFYNERVVIMSSILEHMCADVLQQTATQIKFPSTGVDTMPYWNLLPPKRPIKEVLTDIFAKVLEKGWVDSRSIHIFDTLLHMGGVYWFCNNLIKELLKETRKEHTLRAVELLYSIFCLDMQQVTLVLLGHILPGLLTDSSKWHSLMDPPGTALAKLAVWCALSSYSSHKGQASSRQKKRHREDIEDYISLFPLDDMQPSKLMRLLSSNEEDANILSSPTDRSMSSSLSASQLHTVNMRDPLNRVLANLFLLISSILGSRTAGPHTQFVQWFMEECVDCLEQGSRGSILQFMPFTTVSELVKVSAMSSPKVVLAITDLSLPLGRQVAAKAIAAL, via the exons TTCGATGACTTTTCCCGGGAGCTGTGTGTCCAGGCCTTGCTGGATATCATGGACATGTTTTGTGACCGACTGAG CTGTCATGGTAAAGCGGAGGAGTGCATCGGGCTGTGCCGGGCCCTTCTCAGCGCCCTCCACTGGCTGCTGCGCTGCACTGCAGCCTCTGCAGAGCGGCTccgggaggggctggaggccggCAGTCCAGCCACTGGGGAGAAGCAGCTTGCCATGTGCCTGCAGCGCCTGGAGAAGACCCTCAGCAGCACCAAGAATCGGGCCCTGCTCCACATCGCCAAACTAGAGGAGGCCT CATTGCATACATCCCAGGGACTTGGGCAGGGTGGCACCCGAGCCAATCAACCAAcag cCTCCTGGACTGCCATCGAGCATTCTCTCTTGAAGCTTGGGGAGATTCTGGCCAATCTCAGCAACCCCCAGCTCCGGAGCCAGGCTGAGCAGTGTGGCACACTCATTAGGAG CATCCCCACAATGCTGTCTGTGCACTCCGAGCAGCTGCACAAGACTGGCTTCCCCACAGTCCATGCAGTGGTCCTGCTCGAGGGCACCATGAACCTGACAGGCGAGACGCAGCCCCTGGTGGAACAGCTAATGATGGTGAAACGCATGCAG CATATCCCCACCCCGCTTTTTGTCCTGGAGATCTGGAAAGCTTGCTTCGTGGGCCTCATTGAGTCTCCTGAGGGTACAGAGGAGCTCAAGTGGACAGCTTTCACCTTCCTCAAG ATCCCACAGGTTTTGGTGAAGTTGAAGAAATATTCTCATGGGGACAAG GACTTTACTGAGGATGTCAATTGTGCTTTTGAGTTCCTGCTGAAGCTCACACCCTTGCTGGACAAAGCTGACCAGCGCTACAA CTGCGACTGTACAGACTTCCTGCTCCAGGAATGTGGCAAGCAGGGCCTCCTGTCTGAAGCCAGTGTGAACAACCTTGTGGCCAAGCG TGCAGCAGACCGGAAACATGTACCCCAGCTGAAATCATCAGAGAATGCCAATATCCAACCCAATCCTGGGCTGATCCTCCGGGCCGAGCCCACTGTCACAAACATCCTCAAG ACGATGGATGCAGACCACTCCAAGTCTCCAGAGGGGCTGCTGGGGGTCCTGGGCCACATGCTGTCCGGGAAGAGTCTGGACTTGTTGCTggctgctgctgccgccactgGGAAGCTTAAGTCCTTCGCCCGGAAGTTCATCAA TTTGAATGAATTCACGACGCACGGCAGTGGAGAAAGCA CCAAAGCAGCCTCAGTTCGAGCCTTGCTCTTTGACATCTCCTTCCTCATGCTGTGCCACGTGGCCCAGACCTATGGCTCAGAG gtgattctgtcCGAGTCAAGCGCTGGAGCAGAGGTGCCCTTCTTTGAGACCTGGATGCAGACCTGCATGCCTGAGGAGGGCAAAATCCTGAATCCTGACCACCCCTGCTTCCGGCCCGATTCCACCAAAGTGGAGTCCCTGGTGGCCCTACTCAACAACTCCTCGGAGATGAAGCTGGT GCAGATGAAGTGGCACGAAGCCTGTCTCAGCATTTCAGCGGCCATCTTGGAAATCCTCAATGCCTGGGAGAATGGGGTACTGGCCTTCGAGTCCATCCAG aaaATTACAGATAACATCAAGGGCAAGGTCTGCAGCCTTGCAGTATGTGCTGTGGCTTGGCTTGTCGCCCACGTGCGGATGCTGGGGCTGGATGAGCGCGAGAAGTCGCTGCAGATGATCCGCCAGCTGGCAGGGCCGCTGTATAGCGAGAACACCCTGCAGTTCTACAATGAGAG ggtGGTGATCATGAGCTCGATCCTGGAGCATATGTGTGCTGACGTGCTGCAGCAGACAGCCACACAGATCAAGTTCCCATCCACGGGTGTGGACACCATGCCCTACTGGAACCTGCTGCCCCCCAAGCGACCCATCAAGGAGGTGCTGACGGACATATTTGCGAAGGTGCTGGAGAAGGGGTGGGTGGACAGCCGCTCCATCCACATCTTTGACACCCTTCTGCACATGGGAGGTGTCTACTGGTTCTGCAACAACCTGATTAAG GAACTGTTGAAGGAGACGCGGAAGGAGCACACGCTGCGGGCGGTGGAGCTGCTCTACTCCATCTTCTGTCTGGACATGCAGCAAGTGACCCTGGTCCTGCTGGGCCACATCCTGCCTGGCCTGCTCACCGACTCTTCCAAGTGGCACAGCCTCATGGACCCCCCTGGCACTGCTCTTGCCAA GCTAGCTGTCTGGTGTGCCCTGAGTTCCTACTCCTCCCACAAGGGACAAGCTTCCTCCCGCCAAAAGAAGAGACACCGTGAGGACATCGAG GATTATATCAGCCTCTTCCCCTTGGACGACATGCAGCCCTCGAAGCTGATGCGACTGCTGAGCTCCAATGAAGAGGATGCCAACATCCTTTCGAGTCCCA CTGACCGGTCCATGAGCAGCTCCCTGTCGGCCTCCCAACTCCACACCGTTAACATGAGAGACCCGCTGAACCGAGTCCTGG CCAATCTGTTCCTGCTCATTTCCTCCATCCTGGGGTCGCGGACTGCTGGCCCGCACACTCAGTTTGTGCAGTGGTTCATGGAGGAGTGTGTGGACTGCCTGGAGCAGGGCAGCCGGGGCAGCATCCTGCAGTTCATGCCCTTCACCACC GTCTCGGAACTGGTGAAGGTGTCAGCCATGTCCAGCCCCAAGGTAGTTCTGGCCATCACAGACCTCAGCCTGCCCCTGGGCCGCCAGGTGGCTGCCAAAGCCATTGCTGCCCTCTGA
- the MED24 gene encoding mediator of RNA polymerase II transcription subunit 24 isoform X4 yields MIGPSPNPLILSYLKYAISSQMVSYSSVLTAISKFDDFSRELCVQALLDIMDMFCDRLSCHGKAEECIGLCRALLSALHWLLRCTAASAERLREGLEAGSPATGEKQLAMCLQRLEKTLSSTKNRALLHIAKLEEASSWTAIEHSLLKLGEILANLSNPQLRSQAEQCGTLIRSIPTMLSVHSEQLHKTGFPTVHAVVLLEGTMNLTGETQPLVEQLMMVKRMQHIPTPLFVLEIWKACFVGLIESPEGTEELKWTAFTFLKIPQVLVKLKKYSHGDKDFTEDVNCAFEFLLKLTPLLDKADQRYNCDCTDFLLQECGKQGLLSEASVNNLVAKRAADRKHVPQLKSSENANIQPNPGLILRAEPTVTNILKTMDADHSKSPEGLLGVLGHMLSGKSLDLLLAAAAATGKLKSFARKFINLNEFTTHGSGESTKAASVRALLFDISFLMLCHVAQTYGSEVILSESSAGAEVPFFETWMQTCMPEEGKILNPDHPCFRPDSTKVESLVALLNNSSEMKLVQMKWHEACLSISAAILEILNAWENGVLAFESIQKITDNIKGKVCSLAVCAVAWLVAHVRMLGLDEREKSLQMIRQLAGPLYSENTLQFYNERVVIMSSILEHMCADVLQQTATQIKFPSTGVDTMPYWNLLPPKRPIKEVLTDIFAKVLEKGWVDSRSIHIFDTLLHMGGVYWFCNNLIKELLKETRKEHTLRAVELLYSIFCLDMQQVTLVLLGHILPGLLTDSSKWHSLMDPPGTALAKLAVWCALSSYSSHKGQASSRQKKRHREDIEDYISLFPLDDMQPSKLMRLLSSNEEDANILSSPTDRSMSSSLSASQLHTVNMRDPLNRVLANLFLLISSILGSRTAGPHTQFVQWFMEECVDCLEQGSRGSILQFMPFTTVSELVKVSAMSSPKVVLAITDLSLPLGRQVAAKAIAAL; encoded by the exons TTCGATGACTTTTCCCGGGAGCTGTGTGTCCAGGCCTTGCTGGATATCATGGACATGTTTTGTGACCGACTGAG CTGTCATGGTAAAGCGGAGGAGTGCATCGGGCTGTGCCGGGCCCTTCTCAGCGCCCTCCACTGGCTGCTGCGCTGCACTGCAGCCTCTGCAGAGCGGCTccgggaggggctggaggccggCAGTCCAGCCACTGGGGAGAAGCAGCTTGCCATGTGCCTGCAGCGCCTGGAGAAGACCCTCAGCAGCACCAAGAATCGGGCCCTGCTCCACATCGCCAAACTAGAGGAGGCCT cCTCCTGGACTGCCATCGAGCATTCTCTCTTGAAGCTTGGGGAGATTCTGGCCAATCTCAGCAACCCCCAGCTCCGGAGCCAGGCTGAGCAGTGTGGCACACTCATTAGGAG CATCCCCACAATGCTGTCTGTGCACTCCGAGCAGCTGCACAAGACTGGCTTCCCCACAGTCCATGCAGTGGTCCTGCTCGAGGGCACCATGAACCTGACAGGCGAGACGCAGCCCCTGGTGGAACAGCTAATGATGGTGAAACGCATGCAG CATATCCCCACCCCGCTTTTTGTCCTGGAGATCTGGAAAGCTTGCTTCGTGGGCCTCATTGAGTCTCCTGAGGGTACAGAGGAGCTCAAGTGGACAGCTTTCACCTTCCTCAAG ATCCCACAGGTTTTGGTGAAGTTGAAGAAATATTCTCATGGGGACAAG GACTTTACTGAGGATGTCAATTGTGCTTTTGAGTTCCTGCTGAAGCTCACACCCTTGCTGGACAAAGCTGACCAGCGCTACAA CTGCGACTGTACAGACTTCCTGCTCCAGGAATGTGGCAAGCAGGGCCTCCTGTCTGAAGCCAGTGTGAACAACCTTGTGGCCAAGCG TGCAGCAGACCGGAAACATGTACCCCAGCTGAAATCATCAGAGAATGCCAATATCCAACCCAATCCTGGGCTGATCCTCCGGGCCGAGCCCACTGTCACAAACATCCTCAAG ACGATGGATGCAGACCACTCCAAGTCTCCAGAGGGGCTGCTGGGGGTCCTGGGCCACATGCTGTCCGGGAAGAGTCTGGACTTGTTGCTggctgctgctgccgccactgGGAAGCTTAAGTCCTTCGCCCGGAAGTTCATCAA TTTGAATGAATTCACGACGCACGGCAGTGGAGAAAGCA CCAAAGCAGCCTCAGTTCGAGCCTTGCTCTTTGACATCTCCTTCCTCATGCTGTGCCACGTGGCCCAGACCTATGGCTCAGAG gtgattctgtcCGAGTCAAGCGCTGGAGCAGAGGTGCCCTTCTTTGAGACCTGGATGCAGACCTGCATGCCTGAGGAGGGCAAAATCCTGAATCCTGACCACCCCTGCTTCCGGCCCGATTCCACCAAAGTGGAGTCCCTGGTGGCCCTACTCAACAACTCCTCGGAGATGAAGCTGGT GCAGATGAAGTGGCACGAAGCCTGTCTCAGCATTTCAGCGGCCATCTTGGAAATCCTCAATGCCTGGGAGAATGGGGTACTGGCCTTCGAGTCCATCCAG aaaATTACAGATAACATCAAGGGCAAGGTCTGCAGCCTTGCAGTATGTGCTGTGGCTTGGCTTGTCGCCCACGTGCGGATGCTGGGGCTGGATGAGCGCGAGAAGTCGCTGCAGATGATCCGCCAGCTGGCAGGGCCGCTGTATAGCGAGAACACCCTGCAGTTCTACAATGAGAG ggtGGTGATCATGAGCTCGATCCTGGAGCATATGTGTGCTGACGTGCTGCAGCAGACAGCCACACAGATCAAGTTCCCATCCACGGGTGTGGACACCATGCCCTACTGGAACCTGCTGCCCCCCAAGCGACCCATCAAGGAGGTGCTGACGGACATATTTGCGAAGGTGCTGGAGAAGGGGTGGGTGGACAGCCGCTCCATCCACATCTTTGACACCCTTCTGCACATGGGAGGTGTCTACTGGTTCTGCAACAACCTGATTAAG GAACTGTTGAAGGAGACGCGGAAGGAGCACACGCTGCGGGCGGTGGAGCTGCTCTACTCCATCTTCTGTCTGGACATGCAGCAAGTGACCCTGGTCCTGCTGGGCCACATCCTGCCTGGCCTGCTCACCGACTCTTCCAAGTGGCACAGCCTCATGGACCCCCCTGGCACTGCTCTTGCCAA GCTAGCTGTCTGGTGTGCCCTGAGTTCCTACTCCTCCCACAAGGGACAAGCTTCCTCCCGCCAAAAGAAGAGACACCGTGAGGACATCGAG GATTATATCAGCCTCTTCCCCTTGGACGACATGCAGCCCTCGAAGCTGATGCGACTGCTGAGCTCCAATGAAGAGGATGCCAACATCCTTTCGAGTCCCA CTGACCGGTCCATGAGCAGCTCCCTGTCGGCCTCCCAACTCCACACCGTTAACATGAGAGACCCGCTGAACCGAGTCCTGG CCAATCTGTTCCTGCTCATTTCCTCCATCCTGGGGTCGCGGACTGCTGGCCCGCACACTCAGTTTGTGCAGTGGTTCATGGAGGAGTGTGTGGACTGCCTGGAGCAGGGCAGCCGGGGCAGCATCCTGCAGTTCATGCCCTTCACCACC GTCTCGGAACTGGTGAAGGTGTCAGCCATGTCCAGCCCCAAGGTAGTTCTGGCCATCACAGACCTCAGCCTGCCCCTGGGCCGCCAGGTGGCTGCCAAAGCCATTGCTGCCCTCTGA
- the MED24 gene encoding mediator of RNA polymerase II transcription subunit 24 isoform X2, giving the protein MKVVNLKQAILQAWKERWSDYQWAINMKKFFPKGATWDILNLAEALLEQAMIGPSPNPLILSYLKYAISSQMVSYSSVLTAISKFDDFSRELCVQALLDIMDMFCDRLSCHGKAEECIGLCRALLSALHWLLRCTAASAERLREGLEAGSPATGEKQLAMCLQRLEKTLSSTKNRALLHIAKLEEASSWTAIEHSLLKLGEILANLSNPQLRSQAEQCGTLIRSIPTMLSVHSEQLHKTGFPTVHAVVLLEGTMNLTGETQPLVEQLMMVKRMQHIPTPLFVLEIWKACFVGLIESPEGTEELKWTAFTFLKIPQVLVKLKKYSHGDKDFTEDVNCAFEFLLKLTPLLDKADQRYNCDCTDFLLQECGKQGLLSEASVNNLVAKRAADRKHVPQLKSSENANIQPNPGLILRAEPTVTNILKTMDADHSKSPEGLLGVLGHMLSGKSLDLLLAAAAATGKLKSFARKFINLNEFTTHGSGESTKAASVRALLFDISFLMLCHVAQTYGSEVILSESSAGAEVPFFETWMQTCMPEEGKILNPDHPCFRPDSTKVESLVALLNNSSEMKLVQMKWHEACLSISAAILEILNAWENGVLAFESIQKITDNIKGKVCSLAVCAVAWLVAHVRMLGLDEREKSLQMIRQLAGPLYSENTLQFYNERVVIMSSILEHMCADVLQQTATQIKFPSTGVDTMPYWNLLPPKRPIKEVLTDIFAKVLEKGWVDSRSIHIFDTLLHMGGVYWFCNNLIKELLKETRKEHTLRAVELLYSIFCLDMQQVTLVLLGHILPGLLTDSSKWHSLMDPPGTALAKLAVWCALSSYSSHKGQASSRQKKRHREDIEDYISLFPLDDMQPSKLMRLLSSNEEDANILSSPTDRSMSSSLSASQLHTVNMRDPLNRVLANLFLLISSILGSRTAGPHTQFVQWFMEECVDCLEQGSRGSILQFMPFTTVSELVKVSAMSSPKVVLAITDLSLPLGRQVAAKAIAAL; this is encoded by the exons TTCGATGACTTTTCCCGGGAGCTGTGTGTCCAGGCCTTGCTGGATATCATGGACATGTTTTGTGACCGACTGAG CTGTCATGGTAAAGCGGAGGAGTGCATCGGGCTGTGCCGGGCCCTTCTCAGCGCCCTCCACTGGCTGCTGCGCTGCACTGCAGCCTCTGCAGAGCGGCTccgggaggggctggaggccggCAGTCCAGCCACTGGGGAGAAGCAGCTTGCCATGTGCCTGCAGCGCCTGGAGAAGACCCTCAGCAGCACCAAGAATCGGGCCCTGCTCCACATCGCCAAACTAGAGGAGGCCT cCTCCTGGACTGCCATCGAGCATTCTCTCTTGAAGCTTGGGGAGATTCTGGCCAATCTCAGCAACCCCCAGCTCCGGAGCCAGGCTGAGCAGTGTGGCACACTCATTAGGAG CATCCCCACAATGCTGTCTGTGCACTCCGAGCAGCTGCACAAGACTGGCTTCCCCACAGTCCATGCAGTGGTCCTGCTCGAGGGCACCATGAACCTGACAGGCGAGACGCAGCCCCTGGTGGAACAGCTAATGATGGTGAAACGCATGCAG CATATCCCCACCCCGCTTTTTGTCCTGGAGATCTGGAAAGCTTGCTTCGTGGGCCTCATTGAGTCTCCTGAGGGTACAGAGGAGCTCAAGTGGACAGCTTTCACCTTCCTCAAG ATCCCACAGGTTTTGGTGAAGTTGAAGAAATATTCTCATGGGGACAAG GACTTTACTGAGGATGTCAATTGTGCTTTTGAGTTCCTGCTGAAGCTCACACCCTTGCTGGACAAAGCTGACCAGCGCTACAA CTGCGACTGTACAGACTTCCTGCTCCAGGAATGTGGCAAGCAGGGCCTCCTGTCTGAAGCCAGTGTGAACAACCTTGTGGCCAAGCG TGCAGCAGACCGGAAACATGTACCCCAGCTGAAATCATCAGAGAATGCCAATATCCAACCCAATCCTGGGCTGATCCTCCGGGCCGAGCCCACTGTCACAAACATCCTCAAG ACGATGGATGCAGACCACTCCAAGTCTCCAGAGGGGCTGCTGGGGGTCCTGGGCCACATGCTGTCCGGGAAGAGTCTGGACTTGTTGCTggctgctgctgccgccactgGGAAGCTTAAGTCCTTCGCCCGGAAGTTCATCAA TTTGAATGAATTCACGACGCACGGCAGTGGAGAAAGCA CCAAAGCAGCCTCAGTTCGAGCCTTGCTCTTTGACATCTCCTTCCTCATGCTGTGCCACGTGGCCCAGACCTATGGCTCAGAG gtgattctgtcCGAGTCAAGCGCTGGAGCAGAGGTGCCCTTCTTTGAGACCTGGATGCAGACCTGCATGCCTGAGGAGGGCAAAATCCTGAATCCTGACCACCCCTGCTTCCGGCCCGATTCCACCAAAGTGGAGTCCCTGGTGGCCCTACTCAACAACTCCTCGGAGATGAAGCTGGT GCAGATGAAGTGGCACGAAGCCTGTCTCAGCATTTCAGCGGCCATCTTGGAAATCCTCAATGCCTGGGAGAATGGGGTACTGGCCTTCGAGTCCATCCAG aaaATTACAGATAACATCAAGGGCAAGGTCTGCAGCCTTGCAGTATGTGCTGTGGCTTGGCTTGTCGCCCACGTGCGGATGCTGGGGCTGGATGAGCGCGAGAAGTCGCTGCAGATGATCCGCCAGCTGGCAGGGCCGCTGTATAGCGAGAACACCCTGCAGTTCTACAATGAGAG ggtGGTGATCATGAGCTCGATCCTGGAGCATATGTGTGCTGACGTGCTGCAGCAGACAGCCACACAGATCAAGTTCCCATCCACGGGTGTGGACACCATGCCCTACTGGAACCTGCTGCCCCCCAAGCGACCCATCAAGGAGGTGCTGACGGACATATTTGCGAAGGTGCTGGAGAAGGGGTGGGTGGACAGCCGCTCCATCCACATCTTTGACACCCTTCTGCACATGGGAGGTGTCTACTGGTTCTGCAACAACCTGATTAAG GAACTGTTGAAGGAGACGCGGAAGGAGCACACGCTGCGGGCGGTGGAGCTGCTCTACTCCATCTTCTGTCTGGACATGCAGCAAGTGACCCTGGTCCTGCTGGGCCACATCCTGCCTGGCCTGCTCACCGACTCTTCCAAGTGGCACAGCCTCATGGACCCCCCTGGCACTGCTCTTGCCAA GCTAGCTGTCTGGTGTGCCCTGAGTTCCTACTCCTCCCACAAGGGACAAGCTTCCTCCCGCCAAAAGAAGAGACACCGTGAGGACATCGAG GATTATATCAGCCTCTTCCCCTTGGACGACATGCAGCCCTCGAAGCTGATGCGACTGCTGAGCTCCAATGAAGAGGATGCCAACATCCTTTCGAGTCCCA CTGACCGGTCCATGAGCAGCTCCCTGTCGGCCTCCCAACTCCACACCGTTAACATGAGAGACCCGCTGAACCGAGTCCTGG CCAATCTGTTCCTGCTCATTTCCTCCATCCTGGGGTCGCGGACTGCTGGCCCGCACACTCAGTTTGTGCAGTGGTTCATGGAGGAGTGTGTGGACTGCCTGGAGCAGGGCAGCCGGGGCAGCATCCTGCAGTTCATGCCCTTCACCACC GTCTCGGAACTGGTGAAGGTGTCAGCCATGTCCAGCCCCAAGGTAGTTCTGGCCATCACAGACCTCAGCCTGCCCCTGGGCCGCCAGGTGGCTGCCAAAGCCATTGCTGCCCTCTGA